One Neoarius graeffei isolate fNeoGra1 chromosome 16, fNeoGra1.pri, whole genome shotgun sequence DNA segment encodes these proteins:
- the LOC132899878 gene encoding olfactory receptor 10J4-like translates to MDYSTNFTYLSLEGHVELENYRYIYFIFTLIVYMMIIGFNTIIIFVIFKKKHFHEPMYIFIAALLCNSLFGSTALYPKLLIDLLSEKQTVSYNVCLFQAFCLYTYGASEFTLLSAMAYDRYVSICNPLLYANVVKMSTVRKLLFLSWFLPCCETGGGVILTSQLRLCKFKLNRIYCDNFSIVKLSCKETSLNNIYGLFIFIIAVFPPLIFILYSYIRILTVCLKNSKDFRRKALQTCLPHLLIFINFSVNGSFEIINNRLESKQIPHIMAMILSLELALIPPLFNPLIYGLKLQEIFNDVKKIFQCQKRVQI, encoded by the coding sequence ATGGATTATTCTACCAATTTTACATATTTATCACTGGAGGGACATGTTGAATTAGAGAATTAcagatatatttattttatatttacactCATTGTCTATATGATGATTATTGGCTTTAACACCATCATCATTTTTGTCATATTCAAAAAGAAACATTTTCATGAGCCCATGTACATTTTCATCGCTGCTTTGCTTTGTAATTCTCTCTTTGGATCGACAGCTCTTTATCCTAAACTGCTCATTGATTTACTGTCTGAAAAACAAACTGTATCTTATAATGTGTGTTTATTTCAGGCATTTTGTTTGTACACATATGGTGCATCAGAGTTCACACTGTTATCAGCGATGGCCTATGACAGATATGTGTCCATCTGTAATCCATTATTATATGCAAATGTTGTAAAAATGTCCACTGTCAGAAAGCTCTTATTTTTATCATGGTTTTTGCCTTGTTGCGAAACTGGTGGTGGTGTTATTCTAACATCCCAACTTCGACTGTGTAAATTTAAATTGAACAGAATATACTGTGATAATTTTTCAATTGTGAAATTAAGCTGTAAAGAAACATCTCTTAATAACATatatggactttttatttttatcattGCTGTGTTTCCTCCACTGATCTTCATACTTTACTCTTATATCAGGATACTCACTGTGTGTTTAAAGAATTCTAAAGATTTCAGAAGAAAAGCTTTACAGACATGTTTACCACATCTtctcatttttattaatttttctgTCAACGGAAGTTTTGAAATTATAAATAACAGACTAGAATCAAAACAAATTCCCCACATTATGGCCATGATCCTGTCACTTGAATTGGCACTTATTCCTCCTCTGTTTAATCCTCTAATATATGGATTAAAACTGCAGGAGATTTTTAACGATGTTAAGAAAATATTTCAATGTCAAAAAAGAGTACAAATTTAA